A region from the Sandaracinus amylolyticus genome encodes:
- a CDS encoding glycoside hydrolase family 2 protein: MAERHLDRIVHRRSAPPADALAEVAERGYPRPLLRRADWTSLDGEWELAIDAEGRHRTSSEVQFDRRIVVPFSPETTKSGIGDTGLYDVLWYRRLVHIPELAHGQRLILHFGAVDYRASLWVNGSLTIRHEGGYTPFSADITEHVSSGEEAEIVLRAEDDASELCKPRGKQDWKLEPHSIWYPRTTGIWQTVWMERVPETRVTALRFKTNLERWEVAVEAHVLSRIPRPLRLAVLIRSGDLVLADDVYSVAAGEVHRRISLSDPGIDDFRNELLWSPEAPRLLDVHVTLIDDDDGAVVDRVTSYTALRSFQIEGDRFLLNGRPYRLRMVLDQGYWPETGLTAPDDAALRRDVELTKALGFNGARKHQKIEDPRYLYWCDRLGLLVWEEMPSAYRFTRRSVERLTKQWLEVLARDVAHPCIVAWVPFNESWGVPNLPDSPAERHAVEALYHLTKTIDPTRPVVGNDGWEAVATDVIGIHDYDARPERIAERYREHERIPVLFKRERPGGRALVLGATPRAEHPIVLSEFGGIALNRDPKLWGYSCADGPEDFERRYAALMRVVLALPVLAGFCYTQLTDTYQEANGLLFMDRTPKIPIERLAEIMRGDGDMPPAPGGAMTERHEAPR; encoded by the coding sequence ATGGCCGAGCGCCACCTGGACAGGATCGTTCATCGACGGAGTGCGCCGCCGGCCGACGCGCTGGCGGAGGTCGCGGAGCGTGGCTATCCGCGCCCTCTCCTGCGCCGCGCGGACTGGACCTCACTCGACGGAGAATGGGAGCTCGCGATCGACGCGGAGGGGCGCCATCGCACCTCGTCGGAGGTGCAGTTCGACCGGCGCATCGTCGTGCCGTTCTCGCCGGAGACGACGAAGAGCGGAATCGGCGACACGGGTCTCTACGACGTGCTCTGGTACCGGCGCCTCGTGCACATCCCCGAGCTCGCGCACGGACAGCGCCTGATCCTGCACTTCGGCGCAGTCGACTATCGCGCGAGCCTGTGGGTCAACGGCTCGCTCACGATCCGGCACGAAGGTGGATACACGCCCTTCTCCGCCGACATCACGGAGCACGTCAGCAGCGGCGAAGAGGCAGAGATCGTCCTGCGCGCGGAGGACGATGCCTCGGAGCTGTGCAAGCCGCGTGGAAAGCAGGACTGGAAGCTCGAGCCGCACTCGATCTGGTATCCGCGAACCACCGGAATCTGGCAGACGGTCTGGATGGAGCGCGTGCCGGAGACGCGCGTCACCGCGCTTCGGTTCAAGACGAACCTCGAGCGCTGGGAGGTCGCGGTCGAGGCGCACGTGCTCTCGAGGATCCCGCGTCCGCTGCGGCTCGCGGTCCTGATCCGCTCGGGCGACCTCGTGCTCGCCGACGACGTCTACTCCGTCGCGGCGGGCGAGGTACATCGGCGCATCAGCCTCTCCGACCCCGGCATCGACGACTTCCGCAACGAGCTCTTGTGGAGCCCCGAGGCGCCCCGGCTGCTCGACGTCCACGTGACGCTGATCGACGACGACGACGGCGCGGTGGTCGATCGCGTCACGAGCTACACCGCTCTGCGCTCGTTCCAGATCGAGGGAGATCGTTTCCTGTTGAACGGGCGACCGTACCGACTCCGGATGGTTCTCGACCAGGGCTATTGGCCCGAGACGGGTCTCACTGCGCCCGACGACGCCGCGCTGCGGCGCGACGTGGAGCTCACGAAAGCGCTCGGGTTCAACGGCGCACGCAAGCACCAGAAGATCGAAGACCCGCGCTATCTCTACTGGTGCGACCGACTCGGTCTGCTGGTGTGGGAAGAAATGCCGAGCGCGTATCGATTCACGCGTCGGTCGGTCGAGCGGCTCACGAAGCAGTGGCTTGAGGTGCTCGCGCGCGACGTCGCGCACCCGTGCATCGTCGCGTGGGTTCCGTTCAACGAGTCATGGGGCGTGCCGAACCTCCCCGACAGCCCGGCCGAGCGGCACGCCGTGGAAGCGCTCTATCATCTGACGAAGACGATCGATCCGACGCGCCCGGTGGTCGGCAACGACGGCTGGGAGGCCGTCGCGACCGACGTGATCGGGATCCACGACTACGATGCTCGCCCGGAGCGAATCGCCGAACGTTATCGCGAGCACGAGCGCATTCCTGTGCTCTTCAAGCGCGAGCGGCCGGGTGGGCGCGCGCTCGTGCTCGGCGCGACGCCCCGCGCCGAGCATCCGATCGTGCTCAGCGAATTCGGCGGGATCGCGCTGAATCGCGATCCGAAGCTGTGGGGCTATTCGTGCGCGGACGGGCCCGAGGACTTCGAGCGTCGATATGCCGCGCTCATGCGTGTCGTCCTCGCGCTCCCGGTGCTCGCAGGGTTCTGCTACACGCAGCTCACCGACACCTATCAAGAGGCAAACGGCCTCTTGTTCATGGATCGCACTCCGAAGATCCCGATCGAGCGACTCGCGGAGATCATGCGCGGCGACGGCGACATGCCGCCTGCGCCGGGCGGCGCGATGACCGAGCGCCACGAGGCGCCGCGGTGA
- the galT gene encoding galactose-1-phosphate uridylyltransferase — protein MTRVMHKRSVSKPDGRAMHLYAHAPVTIEGDVPVPPGAAPTPSPHLRWHPLRGEWVAYAGHRQHRTFLPPPEWDPLAPTVDPDAPTEVPRGTWEIAVFENRFPTLFGGSHERPELIVETAPGRGACEVVVYQQEATGSLGALPLPRIEMLIDVWADRTAELGARDDVAYVFPFENRGVEVGVTLHHPHGQIYAYPFVPPSAARELEQQRAYLHERGRGLLERMIERELVDGRRVLYDGEGAVAFVPACARWAYEVWVAPRRPAPRFDDLERAERRDLARALKTVLLKLDGLWSAPMPYMLVFHQAPSDGALHPEAHLHAEIYPALRLPGRLKYLAGSEIGAGVFTADTFPEEKAAELRAIEVRLA, from the coding sequence GTGACGCGCGTGATGCACAAGCGGTCGGTCTCGAAGCCCGACGGCCGTGCGATGCACCTCTATGCGCACGCGCCGGTGACGATCGAGGGCGACGTCCCCGTTCCGCCCGGCGCTGCGCCGACGCCGAGCCCCCACCTGCGATGGCATCCGCTCCGCGGCGAGTGGGTCGCGTACGCCGGCCATCGACAGCACCGCACGTTCCTGCCGCCGCCCGAGTGGGATCCGCTCGCGCCGACGGTCGACCCCGACGCGCCGACCGAGGTGCCGCGCGGCACCTGGGAGATCGCGGTGTTCGAGAATCGCTTCCCCACGCTGTTCGGCGGCTCTCACGAACGCCCCGAGCTGATCGTCGAGACCGCACCGGGCCGCGGCGCGTGCGAGGTCGTCGTGTATCAGCAGGAGGCGACGGGCTCGTTGGGCGCGCTGCCGCTCCCGCGCATCGAGATGCTGATCGATGTCTGGGCCGATCGCACCGCAGAGCTCGGCGCGCGCGACGACGTCGCGTACGTCTTCCCGTTCGAGAACCGCGGGGTCGAGGTCGGCGTCACGCTGCACCACCCTCACGGACAGATCTACGCGTACCCGTTCGTGCCGCCGAGCGCAGCGCGCGAGCTCGAGCAGCAGCGCGCGTATCTCCACGAGCGCGGGCGCGGGCTGCTCGAGCGCATGATCGAGCGGGAGCTCGTCGATGGCCGGCGCGTGCTCTACGACGGCGAGGGCGCAGTCGCGTTCGTGCCGGCGTGCGCGCGTTGGGCGTACGAGGTGTGGGTCGCCCCGCGCCGCCCGGCTCCGCGCTTCGACGATCTCGAGCGCGCGGAGCGTCGCGACCTCGCGCGCGCGCTCAAGACGGTGCTGCTCAAGCTCGACGGGCTGTGGAGCGCGCCGATGCCTTACATGCTCGTGTTCCATCAGGCGCCGAGCGATGGCGCGCTGCATCCGGAGGCCCACTTGCACGCGGAGATCTATCCGGCGCTACGCCTCCCGGGACGTCTCAAGTACCTCGCCGGCAGCGAGATCGGCGCCGGCGTGTTCACCGCGGACACGTTCCCGGAGGAGAAGGCCGCGGAGCTGCGCGCGATCGAGGTTCGTCTTGCGTGA
- the galK gene encoding galactokinase, which produces MRDTERGEAAFAARAEGVLGRAPDVVVSAPGRVNLIGEHTDYNDGFVLPTVIPQRTFIAVSRRDGSHVRAHSETLGGDDGYELGREARVGRWIDYLQGVTHSLAKSGRVLRGFDVVVASDVPVGSGLSSSAALEVAMMRALRATFELELDDVELARLAQRGENEIVGAPVGILDPLACSLGEIGSALFVDTRSLGSERIVIPRAVELVVVDSGVAHDHVQGGYRERRAQCEEAARRLGVRALRDVGEDDLARIASLRPPLDRRARHVVTENARVLRAVDAMRRDDVHTLGALFDASHESMRDDFEVSVPRVDRLVERAKAHPEVIGARLTGGGFGGAIVALARAGHGADAASAIAAEPGARALVPPPPR; this is translated from the coding sequence TTGCGTGACACCGAGCGGGGGGAGGCCGCGTTTGCGGCGCGCGCAGAGGGCGTGCTCGGGCGAGCGCCCGACGTCGTCGTGAGCGCGCCCGGACGCGTGAACCTCATCGGAGAGCACACCGACTACAACGACGGATTCGTGCTGCCGACGGTGATCCCGCAGCGCACGTTCATCGCGGTCTCGCGACGCGACGGGTCACACGTGCGCGCGCACAGCGAGACCCTCGGGGGCGACGACGGCTACGAGCTCGGACGCGAGGCGCGCGTCGGGCGCTGGATCGACTACCTGCAGGGCGTGACGCACTCACTCGCGAAGAGCGGGCGCGTCCTTCGCGGGTTCGATGTCGTCGTCGCGTCGGACGTGCCGGTCGGGAGCGGGCTCTCGTCGAGCGCGGCGCTCGAGGTCGCGATGATGCGGGCGCTGCGCGCGACGTTCGAGCTGGAGCTCGACGACGTCGAGCTCGCGAGGCTCGCGCAGCGCGGCGAGAACGAGATCGTCGGTGCGCCCGTCGGCATCCTCGATCCATTGGCGTGCTCGCTCGGCGAGATCGGCTCGGCGCTCTTCGTCGACACGCGCTCGCTCGGGTCCGAGCGCATCGTGATCCCGCGAGCCGTCGAGCTGGTCGTCGTCGACTCGGGGGTCGCGCATGATCACGTGCAGGGCGGATATCGTGAACGTCGCGCGCAGTGCGAGGAGGCCGCGCGTCGGCTCGGCGTGCGCGCGCTGCGTGACGTCGGCGAGGACGATCTCGCGCGCATCGCGTCGCTGCGTCCGCCGCTCGATCGCCGCGCGCGGCACGTCGTGACCGAGAACGCGCGGGTGCTGCGCGCCGTGGACGCGATGCGGCGCGACGACGTGCACACGCTCGGCGCGCTCTTCGACGCCTCGCACGAATCGATGCGCGACGACTTCGAGGTCTCGGTGCCTCGGGTCGATCGTCTCGTCGAGCGCGCGAAGGCGCACCCCGAAGTGATCGGCGCGCGACTCACGGGCGGCGGGTTCGGCGGCGCGATCGTCGCGCTCGCACGCGCCGGGCACGGCGCAGACGCTGCGAGCGCGATCGCCGCGGAGCCCGGTGCCCGCGCGCTGGTTCCTCCGCCGCCGCGCTGA
- a CDS encoding glycosyltransferase — protein MQRTRNVRAGRDEPHASGDLLCFSHLRWGFVYQRPNHLMARFARIRRVFFFEEPVFDAPGEPRLHVERVEDGLHVCVPHLPPHASGAGVLAAQRALLDELADAHALRPEVLWFYTPMALELADGLHARRVVYDCMDELSAFAGAPPRLRELERALFERAHIVFTGGHSLYESKRRHHPRVHALPSSVEPEHYLRARVPQDDPPDQASIPHPRAGYFGVIDERLDLSLIEQLADARPDLQLVFLGPIVKVDPNALPRRPNLHWLGMKKYEELPSYLAGWDVALMPFALNEATRFISPTKTLEYLAAGLPVVSTAIRDVVRPYGERGLVHVADASTFAHAVDEARATDRARHRAAADAFVARTSWDSTWNRMRELIEALDDVRERNAPQVSIGEDAARCSTT, from the coding sequence ATGCAGCGAACCCGCAACGTGCGTGCAGGCCGCGACGAGCCGCACGCGTCCGGAGATCTCCTGTGCTTCTCGCACCTGCGGTGGGGGTTCGTGTACCAGCGCCCCAACCATTTGATGGCGCGCTTCGCGCGCATCAGGCGGGTGTTCTTCTTCGAAGAGCCGGTCTTCGACGCACCGGGCGAGCCGCGGTTGCACGTCGAGCGGGTCGAGGACGGGCTGCACGTCTGCGTGCCGCACCTGCCGCCGCACGCATCGGGCGCAGGCGTGCTCGCCGCCCAGCGCGCGCTGCTGGACGAGCTCGCCGACGCGCACGCGCTGCGCCCGGAGGTGCTCTGGTTCTACACGCCGATGGCGCTCGAGCTCGCCGACGGACTCCACGCACGTCGCGTCGTCTATGACTGCATGGACGAGCTCTCCGCGTTCGCAGGCGCGCCGCCGCGATTGCGCGAGCTCGAGCGGGCGCTCTTCGAGCGCGCGCACATCGTCTTCACCGGAGGTCACAGCCTCTACGAGTCGAAGCGGCGCCATCACCCGCGGGTGCACGCTCTTCCGAGCAGCGTCGAGCCCGAGCACTACCTGCGCGCGCGCGTGCCGCAGGACGATCCGCCGGATCAAGCGAGCATCCCGCACCCGCGCGCCGGATACTTCGGAGTCATCGACGAGCGCCTCGATCTCTCGCTGATCGAGCAGCTCGCGGACGCGCGGCCCGACCTCCAGCTCGTGTTCCTCGGTCCGATCGTGAAGGTCGATCCGAACGCGCTGCCGCGACGCCCGAACCTCCATTGGCTCGGCATGAAGAAGTACGAGGAGCTCCCTTCATACCTCGCCGGGTGGGACGTCGCGCTGATGCCTTTCGCGCTCAACGAGGCGACGCGCTTCATCAGCCCGACGAAGACGCTCGAGTACCTCGCAGCCGGGCTGCCCGTCGTGTCCACCGCGATCCGCGACGTCGTCAGGCCGTACGGCGAGCGCGGGCTCGTGCACGTCGCGGACGCGAGCACGTTCGCGCACGCCGTCGACGAGGCACGCGCCACGGACCGCGCGCGACATCGGGCCGCGGCCGACGCGTTCGTGGCGCGGACGTCGTGGGACTCGACCTGGAACCGCATGAGGGAGCTCATCGAGGCGCTGGACGACGTGCGCGAACGGAACGCGCCGCAGGTCTCGATCGGAGAGGACGCTGCGCGATGTTCGACTACCTGA
- the glf gene encoding UDP-galactopyranose mutase, which translates to MFDYLIVGAGFAGSVLAERLASQLNKKVVICDRRPHIGGNAYDRYDDHGLLIHQYGPHIFHTASKRIFDYLSGFTPWRAYQHRVLACVNGLLLPFPINITTVNRLYGLSLDPDTSAEFFAQRAEPIAQVRTSEDAVVSKVGRELYEVFFRNYTRKQWGLDPSELDAAVASRVPARTNYDDRYFTDDYQFMPRHGFTRMFENMLDHRNIKILLNADYREIASDVRYASMIYTGPIDEFFDLRFGKLPYRSLRFRHETHDVEQFQAGPVVNFPNEHDYTRVTEFKWLTGQTHAKTSIVYEYPCDDDDPYYPVPRPENAEIYRKYKALADVTPNVRFVGRLATYRYYNMDQVVGQALATFDQIAGKRAASEHDGPRAP; encoded by the coding sequence ATGTTCGACTACCTGATCGTGGGCGCCGGGTTCGCCGGCAGCGTCCTCGCCGAGCGCCTCGCGTCGCAGCTGAACAAGAAGGTCGTGATCTGCGACCGTCGCCCGCACATCGGCGGCAATGCGTACGATCGCTACGACGATCACGGTCTGCTGATCCACCAGTACGGGCCGCACATCTTCCACACCGCGTCGAAGCGCATCTTCGACTATCTGTCCGGATTCACGCCCTGGCGTGCCTACCAGCATCGCGTGCTCGCGTGCGTGAACGGCCTGCTGCTGCCGTTTCCGATCAACATCACGACGGTCAATCGACTCTACGGATTGAGTCTCGACCCCGACACCAGCGCGGAGTTCTTCGCGCAGCGCGCGGAGCCCATCGCGCAGGTGCGCACGTCGGAGGACGCTGTCGTGAGCAAGGTCGGGCGCGAGCTGTACGAGGTGTTCTTTCGGAACTACACGCGCAAACAGTGGGGCCTCGATCCGAGCGAGCTCGACGCCGCGGTCGCGTCACGTGTGCCGGCACGGACGAACTATGACGATCGGTATTTCACCGACGATTACCAGTTCATGCCGCGGCACGGATTCACGCGGATGTTCGAGAATATGCTGGATCATCGCAACATCAAGATCCTGCTCAACGCGGACTATCGAGAGATCGCGTCCGACGTTCGGTATGCGTCGATGATCTACACCGGGCCGATCGACGAGTTCTTCGATCTGCGGTTCGGGAAATTGCCGTATCGCTCGCTGCGGTTCCGCCACGAGACCCACGACGTCGAGCAATTCCAGGCCGGTCCGGTGGTGAATTTCCCGAACGAGCACGACTATACGCGCGTGACCGAGTTCAAATGGCTCACCGGTCAGACGCACGCGAAGACGAGCATCGTCTACGAATATCCGTGCGACGACGACGATCCGTATTATCCGGTGCCGCGTCCCGAGAACGCCGAGATCTACCGAAAATACAAGGCGCTCGCGGACGTCACTCCGAACGTGCGATTCGTCGGACGGCTCGCGACGTATCGCTACTACAACATGGACCAGGTCGTCGGACAGGCGCTCGCCACGTTCGATCAGATCGCCGGAAAGCGCGCCGCCTCCGAGCACGATGGCCCGCGCGCGCCCTGA
- a CDS encoding sugar nucleotide-binding protein, which translates to MTACAAALELWGGVECTVNRVGDRFFDQLERAGHLARAGDLDRIAALGIRTLRYPVLWEHVAPESPDTLDWARSDERLSRLRELGVRPIVGLVHHGSGPRWTSLIDPTFPERLAAYAERVAERYPWVTDFTPVNEPLTTARFSGLYGHWFPHGQSTHVFARCLIHQCAGIVRAMRAIRRVTPAARLVHTDDLGRVHATPRLAYQAEFENERRWLSFDLVMGRVDRAHPLWPKLTGWGIGEDELDWFLERACPPDVIGINHYLTSDRYLDEDLARYPTWSHGGNGTDRYADVHAVIARVDVPVDTEAALRDAWARYGRTLAVTEAQLAGPREEQLRWLHEVWTAASRLRDEGVDVCAVTAWSLLGAYDWNQLVTVEAGFYENGAFDLRAPSPRPTALARLVSHLATGAPFDEPVVHAPGWWRRPDRTLPAIESARDESPPPEMRPILVCGASGTLARAIGRVAERRGIASRVIGRPDLDITDRASLERALERWQPWAVINAAGYVRVDDAEHERERCFRSNTRGAELLAQVCAAHGLRLMTYSSDLVFDGHKDAPYVESDRTAPLNVYGRSKALAERRVLKEHPGALVIRTAAFFGPWDDASFVARALDALGAGKRWSAASDLVVSPTYVLDLAHASLDLLIDRERGIWHLANDGALTWAELARRAAVLSGLPADAVDARSSVELAWPAARPNYAALGSERGLIMPSLDDALSRFVRDRDEA; encoded by the coding sequence GTGACCGCGTGCGCCGCAGCGCTGGAGCTCTGGGGTGGTGTCGAGTGCACCGTGAACCGCGTCGGAGATCGCTTCTTCGATCAGCTCGAGCGCGCCGGACATCTCGCGCGAGCGGGAGATCTCGACCGCATCGCTGCGCTCGGCATTCGCACGCTGCGCTATCCCGTGCTCTGGGAGCACGTCGCGCCGGAGTCGCCCGACACGCTCGACTGGGCTCGCTCCGACGAGCGGCTCTCGCGACTCCGCGAGCTCGGCGTGCGGCCGATCGTCGGGCTCGTGCACCACGGGAGCGGACCGCGATGGACGAGCCTGATCGATCCGACGTTCCCCGAGCGGCTCGCCGCGTACGCCGAGCGCGTCGCCGAGCGCTATCCGTGGGTGACGGACTTCACGCCCGTGAACGAGCCGCTGACGACCGCGCGCTTCAGCGGGCTCTACGGGCACTGGTTCCCGCACGGGCAGTCCACGCACGTGTTCGCGCGCTGCCTGATCCACCAGTGCGCTGGGATCGTGCGCGCGATGCGCGCAATCCGCCGCGTCACGCCGGCCGCGCGCCTCGTGCACACCGACGACCTCGGGCGTGTCCACGCGACACCGCGGCTCGCCTATCAGGCCGAGTTCGAGAACGAGCGACGGTGGCTCTCCTTCGATCTCGTGATGGGACGTGTCGATCGCGCGCATCCGCTCTGGCCGAAGCTGACCGGATGGGGAATCGGCGAGGACGAGCTCGATTGGTTCCTCGAGCGTGCCTGTCCGCCGGACGTAATCGGCATCAACCACTATCTGACGAGCGACCGATACCTCGACGAGGATCTCGCGAGGTACCCGACGTGGTCGCACGGGGGCAACGGCACCGATCGCTACGCAGACGTGCACGCGGTGATCGCGCGCGTGGACGTGCCGGTGGACACCGAGGCCGCGCTCCGCGACGCGTGGGCGCGCTACGGCCGCACGCTCGCGGTGACCGAAGCCCAGCTCGCCGGACCGCGCGAGGAGCAGCTGCGCTGGCTTCACGAGGTGTGGACCGCTGCCTCGCGCCTGCGCGATGAGGGCGTCGACGTGTGCGCGGTGACCGCGTGGTCGCTGCTGGGCGCGTACGACTGGAACCAGCTCGTCACGGTCGAAGCCGGCTTCTACGAGAACGGTGCATTCGACCTGCGCGCGCCTTCGCCGCGGCCGACCGCGCTCGCGCGCCTCGTGAGCCACCTCGCGACGGGTGCGCCGTTCGACGAGCCGGTCGTGCACGCGCCGGGCTGGTGGCGGCGCCCGGATCGTACGCTCCCGGCGATCGAGAGCGCGCGCGACGAGTCGCCGCCTCCGGAGATGCGGCCGATCCTCGTGTGCGGCGCGAGCGGCACGCTGGCGCGCGCGATCGGTCGCGTCGCCGAGCGCCGTGGGATCGCGTCGCGCGTGATCGGCCGCCCGGATCTCGACATCACGGACCGTGCGTCGCTCGAGCGCGCGCTCGAGCGATGGCAGCCGTGGGCGGTGATCAACGCTGCGGGCTACGTGCGCGTCGACGACGCGGAGCACGAGCGCGAGCGCTGCTTCCGCTCCAACACGCGCGGCGCCGAGCTGCTGGCGCAGGTCTGCGCCGCGCACGGCCTGCGACTGATGACGTACTCCAGCGATCTCGTCTTCGACGGGCACAAGGACGCGCCGTACGTCGAATCGGATCGCACCGCGCCGCTCAACGTGTACGGCCGGAGCAAGGCGCTCGCCGAGCGGCGCGTCCTCAAGGAGCACCCCGGCGCGCTCGTGATCCGCACTGCGGCGTTCTTCGGCCCGTGGGACGACGCGAGCTTCGTCGCTCGCGCGCTCGACGCGCTCGGCGCAGGGAAGCGCTGGAGCGCGGCCAGCGATCTCGTCGTCTCGCCCACGTACGTGCTCGACCTCGCGCACGCGTCGCTCGATCTCCTGATCGATCGCGAACGGGGGATCTGGCACCTCGCGAACGACGGCGCGCTGACGTGGGCCGAGCTCGCGCGTCGCGCGGCGGTGCTGTCGGGGCTGCCCGCCGACGCCGTGGACGCGCGTTCGAGCGTCGAGCTGGCGTGGCCGGCGGCGCGTCCCAACTACGCCGCGCTCGGCAGCGAGCGCGGGCTCATCATGCCGTCGCTCGACGACGCGCTCTCGCGCTTCGTTCGCGACCGCGACGAGGCCTAG